From a single Brassica napus cultivar Da-Ae chromosome C9, Da-Ae, whole genome shotgun sequence genomic region:
- the LOC106423648 gene encoding uncharacterized protein LOC106423648: MGRNCGQGGGAIFSTKSKRKANGCMAAFYHLFDFQHLYFPSHHNLTIDSPSRSKGLKLIEESPLSTVYKDKQSLNIPVSMRVRTETGTRSSRLIASDTSTTSSSEMCNSPGSKTPSLVARLMGLDLLPEKTDLNKPLPSLQTMAHHGTSRLTSHRLSKKGTRLGGTRSLPESPRVSSARKSDFDIHRLSLQLNKREEFGCSRLKQQDQEEIQSPRQILKQIKERVVTRRVVGMDITNSVKNKEARPLQDINELRRDTSISCSPRTRFSNKENKPSTSSSFRPEQTTHKPKPEPKTTKVILVPVSKPSGEKQSKNRVTQKGKSETRFTQRPLKPSQTPDTRNKAFLSESTTGSKATNPLHKKKFKKIVKSSDVDNNIFVTKPPQKHVHRVPSQDINEEAGIKANETEEIGPEAAARNYHGWEEKGKLCSVVASYSNKRCWNIREIAAVDIDSLLEIEKLEEEGEEIVAEFERDIVEALVRETVSELNIQRRRS; encoded by the exons ATGGGACGAAACTGCGGCCAAGGAGGTGGAGCAATCTTTTCCACTAAGTCAAAGAGAAAAGCAAATGGATGCATGGCTGCTTTTTATCACTTGTTTGATTTCCAACATCTCTACTTCCCTTCTCATCATAATCTCACCATTGATTCTCCTTCCAGGTCAAAAG GCTTGAAGTTAATAGAAGAGTCTCCACTATCAACAGTCTACAAGGACAAACAAAGTTTGAACATTCCT GTAAGCATGCGAGTGAGAACAGAGACAGGGACAAGGAGTTCAAGACTCATTGCGAGTGATACTTCCACCACTTCTTCATCTGAAATGTGCAACTCACCAGGCAGCAAAACACCAAGCTTGGTGGCTAGACTAATGGGTCTTGATCTTCTTCCTGAGAAAACAGACCTTAACAAGCCACTCCCAAGTCTTCAGACAATGGCCCATCATGGAACAAGTCGTCTCACAAGCCATAGACTTTCCAAGAAAGGCACACGCTTAGGTGGGACCAGATCTTTACCGGAGAGTCCCAGAGTCTCCTCTGCTCGgaaatctgatttcgacatccaTCGCCTCTCTCTCCAGCTGAACAAGCGTGAAGAGTTTGGCTGTTCAAGGCTGAAACAGCAAGATCAAGAGGAGATTCAGAGTCCAAGGCAGATTCTGAAACAAATCAAAGAGAGAGTCGTCACCAGAAGAGTCGTGGGTATGGATATTACAAACTCGGTGAAGAACAAAGAAGCAAGACCATTACAAGACATTAACGAGCTTAGAAGAGACACATCAATTTCTTGCTCACCAAGAACCAGGTTttcaaataaagaaaacaaaccaaGCACCTCATCTTCTTTCAGACCGGAACAAACCACACATAAGCCGAAGCCGGAGCCAAAGACAACGAAGGTGATCCTTGTTCCCGTGTCAAAACCCTCTGGAGAGAAACAGAGCAAGAACAGAGTAACACAGAAGGGAAAGAGTGAGACAAGGTTCACTCAACGTCCCTTAAAACCTTCTCAGACACCAGATACTCGAAACAAGGCTTTCTTGTCTGAATCTACAACAGGCTCTAAAGCTACCAATCCCTTACACAAGAAGAAgttcaagaaaatagtaaagTCAAGTGATGTTGACAACAacatttttgtcacaaaaccTCCTCAGAAACACGTACATCGTGTACCTTCTCAAGATATAAACGAAGAAGCTGGAATAAAAGCGAATGAAACTGAGGAGATTGGTCCAGAAGCTGCAGCGAGGAACTATCATGGATGGGAGGAAAAAGGCAAGCTCTGTTCCGTCGTTGCGAGTTATAGCAATAAGCGTTGTTGGAATATCCGAGAGATTGCTGCAGTGGATATTGATAGTCTTCTAGAGATAGAGAAGctcgaagaagaaggagaagagatcGTCGCAGAGTTTGAGCGGGATATTGTTGAAGCGCTCGTGCGAGAAACGGTGTCTGAATTGAATATTCAGCGGAGACGAAGCTAA
- the LOC125593483 gene encoding uncharacterized protein LOC125593483, producing MRLQVRLMQFGKKSFVKAVQQKHVLMRHDVKVEDVDGTQTVEIPDDLLVNTVPGEDFLEGTFLDPAPHVAKIHILVNKIWPLGNKNVKIDVYAVNERTVKFRICDQQTRIRVLRRGVWNIANIPMILSKWVPLTEKENEETEVKIVPMWVTMKNVPYSMYSWKGLGFIASSIGKPVRLHPETELCSNFEEAKVFVNANMTNPLPSGYRFCSKSGINADVKFTYPWTPIKCSLCTKWGHKDKECSKKVMNETEEETEEGKESDTHLQNMGEEGEPQGEKTVEILRRPKVVEEVETVSEAVTGREVEKQIEKSVEDEEPTVGKSGSCELQGGLRDQANSEVEVSMETEKDWSSVSLGKVGRSVEKHDAQTVISPSRFQLLVEADDDDEQSTTQESVVKVDNLSRGNLVDDAEEGEILQHDGENLQPKKDGKVSKPARPARVTLRVSSQSAVSRNIKPNGTSRKHSSKKH from the coding sequence ATGAGGCTACAAGTCAGGCTTATGCAGTTTGGTAAAAAGTCATTTGTAAAAGCGGTTCAACAGAAACATGTTCTGATGAGGCACGACGTTAAAGTTGAAGATGTAGACGGTACTCAGACGGTAGAGATACCTGATGATCTTCTCGTCAATACAGTCCCCGGGGAGGATTTTCTTGAAGGAACGTTCCTGGATCCTGCTCCTCACGTGGCTAAGATCCATATTCTTGTTAACAAGATATGGCCTCTaggaaataaaaatgttaagatCGATGTGTATGCCGTGAACGAAAGAACGGTGAAGTTCAGGATCTGTGATCAACAAACTAGGATCCGTGTCCTGCGGCGTGGAGTGTGGAATATTGCGAACATCCCGATGATACTCTCTAAATGGGTTCCACTGACAgaaaaagagaatgaagaaaCTGAGGTGAAGATTGTACCCATGTGGGTTACAATGAAAAACGTTCCATATAGCATGTACTCTTGGAAGGGACTTGGCTTTATTGCCAGCTCTATCGGGAAACCGGTGAGATTGCATCCAGAAACAGAGTTATGTTCAAACTTCGAGGAGGCCAAGGTGTTTGTGAATGCGAACATGACAAACCCCCTGCCGTCTGGTTATCGGTTCTGTTCCAAGTCTGGGATTAATGCTGATGTTAAGTTCACCTATCCTTGGACTCCTATTAAGTGCTCTCTTTGCACGAAATGGGGACATAAGGACAAAGAATGCAGCAAAAAAGTAATGAATGAAACAGAGGAAGAAACTGAAGAGGGTAAGGAATCTGATACCCATTTACAAAACATGGGAGAGGAAGGGGAACCTCAAGGGGAGAAAACAGTTGAGATATTGCGCCGTCCTAAGGTTGTGGAGGAGGTAGAGACAGTTTCTGAGGCTGTCACGGGGAGagaagttgaaaaacaaatagaGAAATCAGTGGAAGATGAGGAACCTACAGTGGGAAAAAGTGGAAGCTGTGAACTGCAAGGTGGTTTACGTGACCAAGCAAACTCTGAGGTTGAAGTAAGCATGGAGACAGAGAAGGACTGGTCGAGTGTTTCGCTGGGCAAAGTTGGAAGATCAGTAGAGAAGCATGATGCTCAAACAGTAATCTCTCCATCCCGGTTTCAACTATTAGTAGAagcagatgatgatgatgagcaaAGCACAACTCAGGAATCAGTGGTGAAAGTTGATAATTTATCTAGAGGTAACCTAGTGGATGATGCAGAGGAGGGAGAAATTCTGCAACACGATGGTGAGAACCTGCAACCAAAAAAGGACGGGAAGGTTTCTAAGCCAGCCCGACCAGCGAGAGTAACACTTCGTGTAAGCTCTCAGTCTGCTGTGTCTAGGAATATCAAACCTAATGGCACAAGCAGGAAACATTCCTCCAAAAAACACTGA